One genomic segment of Ignavibacteriota bacterium includes these proteins:
- a CDS encoding methyl-accepting chemotaxis protein: MYKKIKNLKVNQKISLIFSIFIVLILFIGGVGIYNMSAIHKNLKDIAEGDLPSIDLIIQIDRDMQQALVAQRTMIFSSVGSETYKNLLADYEENISQVNERWNNVKELGHHEISEEVINKFEAAKDNWIKVSQKIVDARTSDTPEGRIEAIELSFREGNESFEKAREFINTFTENLEKVTETDIASSDNSYNLAIIVISSGLGFAILLSIIIGKVVKNLIGTPVVNASEMMNDLKKGKLKHRLNVDTNDEIGILSKSMDSFANTLQEITNKMYKIADGEFNIEINHLSSEDEISPALQRTVETLQNLKIETDFLTNSALDGKLKNRGNSSKFNGGYQEIVKGINDTLDAVILPIEEGAKVLKVMTEGDMTVRVNGQYKGDHQLIKNSINSLADSFNSLLVQLSEVIHATASASNQITSSAEEMAAGSEEQSSQTGEVATAMEQMAATIAETTRNVIKTNEAAKDSKELAQEGENIIESTIKGMAKIESVVKQASDIILELGQSSTQIGQIIKVINEIADQTNLLALNAAIEAARAGDHGRGFAVVADEVKKLAERTTIATNEIAGMITKIQHDSNNAVSAIQKGNEEVSKGMTEVVNAGKSMKNIVTSSDKVLEISSQVATTSEEQSATVEQISKSIELINSVSQESSAGIQQVANATNDLNVLAEQLQNMVGKFKLDNGSNSSSFGKSHSVNKKGYLVES, from the coding sequence ATGTATAAAAAAATTAAAAATTTAAAAGTCAATCAAAAGATTTCACTCATATTTTCAATTTTTATTGTTCTAATATTATTTATCGGCGGAGTTGGAATTTATAATATGTCAGCCATACATAAAAATTTGAAAGATATTGCCGAAGGAGATTTGCCAAGTATTGATCTAATAATTCAAATTGATAGAGATATGCAGCAAGCTTTGGTTGCCCAAAGAACAATGATTTTTTCAAGTGTGGGCAGCGAAACTTATAAAAATTTATTAGCTGATTATGAAGAAAATATTTCTCAAGTAAATGAAAGATGGAATAATGTAAAAGAATTAGGACATCATGAAATTAGTGAAGAAGTAATTAATAAATTTGAAGCAGCAAAAGATAATTGGATAAAAGTTTCGCAAAAAATTGTTGATGCAAGAACTTCCGATACTCCGGAAGGCAGAATTGAAGCAATTGAATTATCATTTCGAGAAGGTAATGAATCATTTGAAAAGGCAAGAGAATTTATAAATACTTTTACAGAAAATTTAGAAAAGGTAACAGAAACCGATATTGCCTCAAGCGACAACTCATATAATTTAGCAATAATTGTTATAAGCAGCGGATTAGGATTTGCAATTTTATTATCAATTATAATTGGTAAAGTTGTTAAAAATTTAATAGGAACTCCGGTTGTAAATGCTTCCGAAATGATGAACGATCTTAAAAAAGGAAAACTAAAACACAGACTTAATGTTGATACAAATGATGAAATTGGTATTCTCAGCAAATCAATGGATTCGTTTGCAAACACACTTCAAGAAATTACAAATAAAATGTATAAAATTGCAGACGGTGAATTTAATATAGAAATTAATCATCTCAGTTCAGAAGATGAAATTAGTCCGGCATTACAAAGAACGGTTGAAACACTGCAAAATCTTAAAATTGAAACTGACTTTTTAACAAATAGCGCATTGGATGGAAAGCTCAAGAACAGAGGAAATAGTTCTAAATTTAACGGCGGATATCAAGAAATTGTAAAAGGAATAAACGATACTTTAGACGCAGTAATTCTTCCAATAGAAGAAGGCGCAAAAGTTCTAAAAGTAATGACCGAAGGAGATATGACCGTACGCGTAAACGGGCAATATAAAGGCGATCATCAACTAATTAAAAATAGTATAAATAGTTTAGCTGATTCTTTTAATTCATTATTAGTTCAGCTTTCCGAAGTAATTCATGCAACTGCAAGTGCGTCAAATCAAATAACATCAAGCGCAGAAGAAATGGCTGCGGGATCAGAAGAACAAAGCAGTCAAACCGGAGAAGTTGCAACAGCTATGGAACAAATGGCTGCTACAATTGCAGAAACAACAAGAAATGTTATTAAGACAAATGAAGCTGCAAAAGATTCTAAAGAACTGGCTCAAGAAGGTGAAAATATTATTGAATCAACAATTAAAGGTATGGCAAAAATAGAAAGTGTTGTAAAGCAAGCTTCTGATATAATTCTTGAATTAGGACAAAGCAGTACACAAATTGGTCAAATTATAAAAGTTATAAACGAAATTGCCGACCAGACTAATTTATTAGCACTTAATGCTGCAATTGAAGCTGCGCGAGCAGGAGATCATGGACGAGGTTTTGCAGTTGTTGCAGACGAAGTTAAAAAACTTGCCGAACGAACAACTATTGCAACTAACGAAATTGCCGGAATGATTACAAAAATTCAGCACGATAGTAATAATGCGGTTTCTGCAATTCAGAAAGGAAATGAAGAAGTTTCTAAGGGAATGACTGAAGTTGTGAATGCCGGAAAATCAATGAAAAATATTGTTACATCATCTGATAAAGTTTTGGAAATTTCTTCGCAAGTTGCAACAACAAGTGAAGAACAATCGGCAACGGTTGAGCAAATTAGTAAAAGTATAGAATTAATTAATTCTGTTTCTCAAGAATCTTCTGCGGGAATTCAACAAGTTGCAAACGCTACAAATGATTTAAATGTTCTTGCTGAACAGCTTCAAAATATGGTAGGAAAATTCAAATTAGATAACGGCTCAAATTCAAGCAGTTTTGGCAAAAGTCATAGCGTAAATAAAAAAGGATATTTAGTTGAATCATAA
- a CDS encoding diaminopimelate epimerase: MEKINFIKMNGAGNDFILVNQIENPNFVPNSYLIKQICNRRKGIGADGLLFIKNNENYDFELEYYNSNGSLGSLCGNGARCSIKFAIDNFEIGKNKTTFLCNNKIYSGEKIDSEIFKFNLNEISQIKINQQILFEGKNLKFHFVDNGSPHVIIFWEDFENYTKDNFDEFDVFNFGRKIRYSEVFKPFGTNVNFIKIEKKIIKIRTFERGVEEETLACGTGTVASAIILNLINKINSPITFLTKDNDELIVEFEKNEKFEKITLTGPAKINYIGTYNFQK, translated from the coding sequence ATGGAGAAAATAAATTTTATAAAAATGAACGGAGCCGGAAATGATTTTATTCTGGTTAACCAAATTGAAAATCCAAACTTTGTTCCAAATTCCTATTTGATAAAACAAATTTGCAACAGAAGAAAAGGGATTGGTGCAGACGGATTATTATTTATCAAAAATAATGAAAATTATGATTTTGAATTAGAATATTATAATTCCAATGGATCACTTGGTTCTTTATGCGGAAACGGTGCGAGGTGTTCAATAAAATTTGCTATTGATAATTTTGAAATCGGAAAAAATAAAACAACTTTTTTATGCAACAATAAAATTTATTCGGGAGAGAAAATTGATTCCGAAATTTTCAAATTTAATTTGAATGAAATATCGCAAATAAAAATAAATCAGCAAATTTTATTTGAAGGAAAAAATTTAAAATTTCATTTTGTTGATAACGGTTCTCCGCATGTAATAATTTTTTGGGAAGATTTTGAAAATTATACGAAAGATAATTTTGATGAATTTGATGTTTTCAATTTTGGAAGAAAAATTAGATATTCTGAAGTTTTCAAACCATTTGGAACAAATGTAAATTTTATTAAAATTGAAAAAAAAATTATCAAAATCAGAACTTTTGAAAGAGGAGTTGAGGAAGAAACTTTGGCTTGCGGAACCGGAACGGTTGCTTCTGCAATAATTTTAAATTTAATTAACAAAATAAATTCACCAATTACATTTTTAACAAAAGACAATGATGAATTAATTGTAGAATTTGAAAAAAATGAAAAATTTGAAAAAATTACCTTAACAGGACCTGCAAAAATTAATTATATTGGAACTTACAATTTTCAAAAATAG
- a CDS encoding CehA/McbA family metallohydrolase: MYEYVGAIHMHSKFSDGSGDPAKIAQFADEVGLDFIILTDHNTLRALHEGFEKWYGQTLLLVGCELNDKFNKNHYLAMNISETYSTRQSAKEYVKKVKDAGGIGFIAHPHEERNSMKEHPPYPWTDWDAGDFTGIEIWNHMSEWMEGLTEQNKYNHFIHPLKSIVGPSKKTLQKWDELNKKRKVVGIGGIDAHAHKINVLGFVEVEVFPYKVLFKSIRTHILTEKKLRAKNISVDSSKKIIYDSLEEGKCFISNDYHGDAKGFKFYAKLGKEHFQMGDTIKSSGKVNLKVILPNKLGKITLINNGKPLSTVENTEADFIVQKPGQYRVEVYLNEHAWIFSNHIRIEN, translated from the coding sequence ATGTATGAATATGTCGGCGCAATTCATATGCACTCAAAATTTTCCGATGGTTCCGGAGATCCTGCCAAAATAGCTCAATTTGCCGATGAAGTTGGGCTCGATTTTATAATTCTAACCGACCATAATACTTTAAGAGCTTTACATGAAGGCTTTGAAAAATGGTATGGTCAAACTTTGTTGCTGGTTGGCTGTGAATTGAATGATAAATTCAATAAAAATCATTACTTGGCAATGAATATTTCGGAAACATATTCCACGCGACAATCGGCAAAAGAATATGTTAAAAAAGTTAAAGATGCCGGCGGAATTGGATTTATTGCACATCCGCATGAAGAAAGAAATTCCATGAAAGAACATCCGCCTTATCCTTGGACTGATTGGGATGCCGGAGATTTTACCGGAATTGAAATTTGGAATCACATGTCGGAATGGATGGAAGGATTAACTGAACAAAATAAATACAACCATTTTATTCATCCGTTAAAATCAATTGTTGGTCCATCAAAAAAGACTTTGCAAAAATGGGATGAATTAAATAAAAAAAGAAAAGTTGTTGGAATTGGCGGAATTGACGCACATGCACATAAAATTAATGTTTTGGGATTTGTGGAAGTTGAAGTATTTCCATATAAAGTTTTATTCAAATCAATTAGAACGCATATTTTAACTGAAAAGAAATTGCGAGCAAAAAATATTTCCGTCGATTCATCAAAAAAAATAATTTATGATAGTCTTGAAGAAGGAAAATGTTTTATTTCCAATGATTACCATGGTGATGCAAAAGGATTTAAATTTTATGCCAAATTGGGAAAAGAACATTTCCAAATGGGCGATACAATTAAAAGTTCTGGGAAAGTTAATCTTAAAGTTATCCTTCCAAATAAACTTGGAAAAATTACTTTAATTAATAACGGAAAACCACTTAGCACAGTTGAAAATACTGAAGCTGATTTTATTGTTCAAAAACCCGGGCAATATAGAGTTGAAGTTTACTTAAACGAACACGCATGGATTTTTTCTAATCATATTAGGATTGAAAACTAA